DNA from Tripterygium wilfordii isolate XIE 37 chromosome 4, ASM1340144v1, whole genome shotgun sequence:
TCAAGCCTCAATGAAACTCTTGTCTTTTGTATCAATTGAGCTTATTGTCCACATTGTAATGAATGTTTGCTAAATTCGTTAAACTAGGTGAAGCCTGGGAAGGAAATGGTGAGGACAAGGCTATGGGTTTGCTTGATGAGTCCAAAGGTAGTTCGTTTGCATCTTAACTTTGTTTTGCTCGAACATAAGCCACTGgccttttaattaattatcttggCTCATTTTGATAATGTACACTTCTAGACTTTTGTTTGCATATCTCATCATGGATCAAGCAATTAATTACTGCATTATTTCTTTATGATTCTGTAATTGCAGATCAAGTGACTTCAGAGAGCAGCATACCTCTTTCTCCACAATGGCTTTATGCTAAGCCAGTCGATTATAAGATGTTAGCTAGTGGAACAACTGGGGTATGTTTTTCCTCAAGTCTTTTCACTTTGATGCATGTATTGGTTAATATGCTATTTATTTGACATTACTGGTAATGAGGGCCAGAttgatgttttttatttttttttttattatatagaaACATTTTCAGGCTATGCCTTAGTCTCTCTATTTATTTGCATTTTCCTAGGATAAACGGTTCATTGCTGTTAaaaaagtttattttatttttttaaagggtGGGGGACTTCTTTTTTACTATTTCCTTTGTAATATACCAATGATGGGAGCACAATGCATATCCAAAtacattatctttatttttgcaTTGAACTAGAATCTTCACTTAATTAAGTCTATTAGTGAAGATATGGTAAAGCACAAGCTCATTATAGTTTGTGAGATGAAATGAACTGGTTTAATGTTAAACAATATACCTGGATAGAATCTAAAGGATGTTCTGTAATATGCTCGAGGGTCCTTTTCTCCTTATTACGTGTTTGACATGCCTCTTGTAATTTTTTCATGATAACGCAGGACACACTTCACCAAATGCTTTGTCACATGGAAACCTTGCCGACTCCAATTTGAAAGACAACTGGCATTTAGATGGATCTCAGGAAAAGAAAGACTGGCGGAGGGCTTCCACAGAGGTCGACAGCAGTCGTCGCTGGcgtgaggaagagagagaaacggGCCCGCTTGGTAGAAATCGCAAAAAAAGATGATCACCGTGTTGATTCCATGTCAGCTAGGGATAACTCTGAGAACAGAGTCATGTCTTCAGATCGTTGGCATGACATTGCTAACCGCAATTCTGGCCATGAATCCCGCGAGACAGCAAGTGGTCATCAAGGTGGGGGcccagaagaaaaagagaaggataTTCGAACTGATAAGAGGACAGATGCGGAAAGGAAGATACTCACAGTGACAGACAATCTTTTGTCAGCAACAGCCGGTTAGCTTCTGAACGTGAGAATGAATCTCGTGACAAGTGGAGGCCTCGCCATCGCATGGAAGTTAATGCGGGTTGGCTCTGCTGCTTATCGTACTGCATCAGCTTTTGGCTTGGAGAGAGGACGAGTGAGGGCTCTAGCATGCGTTTTGCTCCTGGAAGAGGAAGAGCTACTGGTAAGGAAGCGTGCAAATTGGCAGGCCTCCCTGATGCTCCTGCTATTGGGTCTCTTCTTTCGGTTAATAATGGCAAGTACTGCTATCCAAGGGGAAAACTTCTAGATATATATCGTAATCAGAAGTCTGCTACAAATTTTCATGCTATACCTGAAGGGATGGAGCATTTATCTCCACCAACCCAAGTAGACGTTGTTAGCCATTGGCTTTTGTTGTTCCCGATATAGAAGAAGAGGTATGTAATTGATACTTCATGACTTAATGTGTGAGCCTGagaggattttttttatataacttGTAATTGAGATTTCTTGAAATTGGAGTATTTGCCTTTTGCAGTCTGTCCTTGGAGAGATATGGTTCGGAAGAAATTACAAGCAGTGGGGTTTTTCGGGAATCGCTCAGGGACAAGTATAACATATCAAATGATAATATTACAGGTACATGGGGTGGCATCTTCTTTGAATGTATTCTAGTGAATTATTTGGGTTTATTCTGATACACAGTTTTATCATTCATTCAGGCATTAATGATGTTAGATTAGCTGAGGAGAATCAGATTTCCATGACTGATGCTGATGAAACTCTAGATTTTTCAGACAAGGCCGGTGTAAATAGGTCCTGCAAAGGTGATGTTGATGCATCTCATGTGTCTGGTACTCGGATTGTTATGTCTGAAGGTAAGCGAACTTTTTATTTTACTTGAACATTCTGATCCTATCAAGTTGAAGATATCAATATTGCCAGTTATAATATGTATTTCCTGTTTCAGAGAGGGATGCATTTAATGAAGAACAGAAAATCTTGGCAGCAGTTAGTGTGGCTCCAAATGATGTCTCTAACAATGCAAGAGAGAGTGGGCCTGGAAACAGTGTTCATGAACTCAAGGTctctggaaaagaaaaagatgcaGATATGGATTTTTCAGCTAACTCTAAGTTGGCAGATATTGATGCTCCTACTTCTTTTGAAATTGGTAGCCAGCTTCCTAATGATTcaaattctctatttgactTTTCAACTCTGCATCAAAATCGGAGTGATGACCCCACTCCATGTAAGGAGCAGTGATGAAGCACATTCATTAGAAAGTGGGATCCCGCCAGAGGAGTTAAGTCTGTACTATCTTGATCCGCAAGGCAATGTACAGGGACCATACTTGGGTATTGACATCATTACATGGTTTGAGCAAGGCTATTTTGGAATTGACCTACTAGTCTGTTTGTCTGATGGCCCTGAGCAATTGTGTTTTCAAGAACTTGGTGAGGTCATGCCGCATTTGAAAGTCAAATCTGGGTCTGCTTCCAATGCTGATTTAGCGACTAGGCGAACTCTGTCTGATGTTGTGGGAGGCAATTTGGAGGGAAGTGCACTGCATCCTGCTTCTGCTTCTGACTTTAAGGGGTTGGATTATCCAGAAAACCAGCATTGGTCTTCATCTGGATGTGATGTGATGTCAAGTGTTAGTGGTCAGTCTCGAGTACCTGACCACAGTTATCGCACTGATGTCCATTATGATCAAagcttcaaaaattttgttgcTCAAGATGAAGGTAAGTGACATAACTTGGCATTACTTCATCTATTATATCTATTGTCGTTTCGATTgcttacattttctttttgatgCAGAGATTGTTTTTCCTGGAAGTAGTACTGGTATTCCCTTGATGGGACCCGATAACAGGCATGGTTCAGTTTCCAATCTCGCTGGTCACCCTTCCCTTGGGACTAAATTTTCGGAAACTAGCTTGCCTCAACATCAGGATGATATGTTGCATCCATTTGGTCTGCCATTGTCTGAACTCAGGatcaattctcatttgatgGGTTGTCAGTCATCAAATATCGTTACTGGTGTGGGTGAACAGGGTCACAGGAGAGATTCTTTCTTTGAGAAAGACACTGGTTTTACTAGTCACAGGTCTTTTGGTGCGATGGCTGACCAAATTCCACTTGTAGGGACGCGGTCTAGTAATTATAGGAACAAACCATTTTCTGGCCCAAACATAAATTCTGGGCCAATAGATGCCCAACACTTTTCTCACGGGGAACAAGAGTGCAACGATTTTGACTTTGCAAAGCACTTGATGATTCAGAAATTGCAGAAGGAACAACTTCAGCCACATGATCTTTTATCTTCTCATCCTTTTGCACAAACGTCTGGGTTGGAGGCAGATCAGATTCCAGGTTTTACTCCTCAGAGCAAGCTTCCTAATGTTCAGTCTCTGGTCCATAATCAATTTCCAAATATGGACCGGCTTTTGGAACTTGAGCATCAACAGCAGCGGCAACTTGAGCTTCAACAGCAGCGGCGGCAATTTGAGCTTCAGCAACAGCGGCAGCAATTTGAGCTTCAGCAGCAGCGGCAATTTGAGCTTCAACAACAGCAGAGGCTAATGCTGATGCAGCAGCAACAGCGACAATCACATGAGCAACTCCGTCACAACCAAATAAAATTactgcagcaacaacaacagcaacagcagTCTCAAGTTCAGCAATTGCTTTTTGAACAAATGCTGCAGAATCAGATGTCTGATTTTGTTGATGGGCAGCCAAATGTGGACCCTGTGAAAGATAACTTTCTAGATCAGCCTCAGTTGAGGATGCTACTCCTGCGTGAACTGGAACAGAATTCTCATACTTCAAGGCATTTTGATCCATCATTGGAGCAGATACTCCAAGCAGACATTAGTCAAAATGCACTTCGGGAACAGGAGGCTCATTATTTGGACCTCCTATCACAAGTGAAGCATGGTGACATGCATCCCTCAGAACATGAAATTCGTTTACGGCAGCAACAGTTGCAGGCCCAGCATTTATCTATGGCACTGAGGCAGCAATTGGGAATGGAGGGGGGAAGGCATGTTGGTGGGCCATGGTCGGTTGACGAAACTGGTCAGTTTCAGGGGATCCTGCTGGTAGTCATCATTCTTTTTCTGCAGGAATCAATACTTTGGATTTTTATCCGCAACGGCAGAGGCGTCCTTCTCATGAAGAGCAATTGGGCCACCTTAACATACAAAAGCATCATCAGCGTGGGTTTTATGAGCCTAACCCTCAAGCGTTTGAGAGGTCAATTTCTCTTCCCAATGTTAATTCAGGGATGAAGTTGGACAATGCAAATGCATCTGCCCAAGGTCTAGATTTAGAACATTTATATATGCACTCTGCTGACCAGTTGAGTTCTTTCTCTTCTGGTGCATCAGCTGTTGGTCGACAAGTTCTTGATGACTTTCGTGGTTCTCATCCGCAAGCTATGGCGATGCACCTCTCTGGAAATAATAGGCAACTAGACAATAGCTCGATTGAAGGAAGGATGCAACAATTGCATCTTGAAGCTGAGAGGCAAAGAAAATTTCCAGACGGTACCATAATTTCTCCTGATTTAGATATGTGGGGGTTGGCTGGAACTCACGAGGAAAATTCCAAGCAAGCTTTGATGGACCTTCACCAGAAATTGGGTGTTCAGTCTATGCAATCATCGGAAGTTGATCCTGAACACGCTTTATTATCTTCTGATGCCAGGGAAATCCTTAAGCCAATTTCTGAGTCATTTTCATCAAGTGTACCTTTTAATCGTTTCCCAGGTAAAGAAGCTAGCATGAATAACTCATATGTAGAAGGGCTTCAGAATTCTTTCTCCCGTGTTTCTTTGCAAGATCGTTTGGTCTTTGAGGCAATGAATAGACAATTTAACCATCAGGGAAACAGTGAAGAGTTTCCTATCAGATCGAATTCTGCAGCATTATTAGAAGAGTCGTTCTTGTCAGGTGATAGTGATATGACTGGGAGAGACATCGTAGAGCGAGAGGGAAAGGGGAAGAGGAATGGTTCTCAAGGCATAACTGCAATGAACAGGTCATTTTCGGAGAGAGGAGACGACTTGGTGGCAGTAGCGGATGGTGCCATGGATTTTCGAGAGTTACCTATTAATGCCCATAGCAGGCATAGTTCAATAAGTAGTGCTGGTAATTTGTTTGACATTCACCTTTtctaaatatatttgttttccaATGACAATGGTTGAATCACCTTCAAATGGCGCAGGTGGAAATGGAAGCTTGTACAGCTATGATATGGGATTGGATAAATCAGTTGAAGAGGAAGTTTTCAATGACAGGTAAAATTCTTTTCTGCTGTCTTGCCGCGTAGTCTTTTCTGAATTTATGTCCTTTGCTCTAAATTAGGTGATTTCCCTGTTATTGGTTATAATTTGCTTATGAGCTAGAGTTTCAGTGTTAAATCTCCCCTTTTTTCCTTGCTCTGATGATGTATTTGGAAGTTGTACCTTGTCCGGATAATCTGTTGTTGTGATGCCATTTTTACTTTCTGctattctttttttccctttttgctGCAAATAATAATTGTGTGGTCATTAATTATCTGTGTTTCAACTTCCAAATAACTCGTTGGCACATTATTCTTTATGGAATGGGGTTTTTAAGTTGGCGTGTTTCAGGAAGCGTGAAATGTGATAATCTTCCACCCTTAATTGCAATGTGTTTttgcttttgatgattttaagAAAAACTCTACTGCTTTCAACAGACAGTCGTCAATTTTGAGCAAGGGGCTTGCTTCACATGGACGCCCTCCTGTATCTCGGGCTCTGTCTTCACAAGACGTTTCATCAGAGCCGGCTTCTTCCTCACTGATTAAGCTGAAAAATTCGAACAATATTGCAACTTCAGATGGTATTTTACATTTCTGATTAAGTTGTATTCTCGCTTCTCAATTTGCGTAATTGCGGTTGATTTAGGATCTGGAACTTTGATAATTTTCAGATGTGAATCGTGAGTCTACTGGGAATTCGGCAGCTGTCAAAAATGCTCGAACACAGGCATCTGGCAATAGAGAGGTTCGTTTCCAGAGGACTTCATCTTGCAGTGATGCTGTTGTATCAGAGACATCATTCATTGATATGCTTAAGAAACCAGTTCCTTCAGAGGCCGATCCATTAAATGCTGCTGCGATGGATTCTTCCGATGGAGGTGCAGTTGCAGGTAAGAGTGgcaaaaggaaagggaaaaaagggAGGCAAATAGACCCTGCTCTCCTTGGCTTCAAGGTCTCCAGCAACCGGATCCTGATGGGTGAAATCCAACGCCTTGATGATTAAACCGAATGGCATATGGTGTAAAtcttttgtaaattgtaatccAATTTTGTAGATTAGTAAAAGTAACCTTCTGTACAGATCAACTGTAAACCGAAGTTTTGAAATTCCTTCATTCTTTCATGTAATTGTTTTCAGGACGGAGCAGCGTGTGGCTCATGTGTATACGAATACATATAACAATTTCCACTCTCTTAAGTTAACAAGAATTCTGCGTCGTTCAGTGCCTAGAAGGTGGTGACTCATGTAGATTCGCTTTGCTGTAGCCAGAGACTTTCCTAGTTTCCTTCCGTTTGCTGCTCAATGGCGTTTTCTGAGGTCCAAGGGTGCAAGTCCACCCTTTACTTGATTGTCGCTATTAGCAAGTAAGAACAGAAATTTGCCTGCAACAATGTGGTGAATGATACGGGGAAAGCCAATTTCTAGCAATAAGCAGCCAAGATCAGCTGTAGGGTTGTCCTTCATAGACCAAAAGGTGCCAGAAAAATGCCAACAATAGTGCCCGCATCCTATGCATGACCTGCTGCACAATCCTTCCAAGAAACATCATCAAAAGTTAAATACTCTTGTGCTGATTGAACCAACTGTAAAATTGGCCCTGGATTTGATGAAGATGAAAGTGAGGCTAAAATCTCTCTAGATATAGCTTGCAACATTGAATCTGAGGTATCTCGAACCCATTTTATATGTTCAATGGCAATAGAAATCTCTCTAGCATCAGCTAAACATTTCAGCAAAACCACATGCGAGTCTGAATGTCCTACTCCTTTGTTGACAGTGAGACTGCGAAGTAACTCAGAAGCAACAACGAGATGACCTGCACGACACAAATATATTCGAGTCCTTGCtattaaaagagaagaagaaaacatgtCTAATGATCCTCAACAACATACATAAATTACATAGACTAAAGGAAAATAACCTATAAAAATTGGCTTacgaaacaattttttttgacagACAATCTGTATTACGTTAAAAAGCATACCATTTCTGCAAAGATTTAGGATGAATATGCGCAACGTATTTTGAGAAAGAATTCCATCTTGCTGAACAGATTTGTTGAAAACGTCCAAAGCAGCTTCAATCTTATCTTCTTTGCAAAGTCCTTCAAGAAGTGACTTGTATGTTGTAGCATCAGGTGCTACTCCGTTCTCCAACATGTGGCCGAAGAGCCTCAAAGCTTCTTCAAGTTCACCAACTTGTGAAAACTTGCCAATAAGAATATTGTATGTCTTTAAGTTCACTCCACACCTGTTTGCAAACATCTCATCCCATAATTTTTTCGCAGGACGCAATAAATCATCGCTACAGCATGCTTCCAGAAGAGAATTATATAATGAGGCACTTGATGCAAACCCTTTCCTCTTCATCTCCTGAAGAACCCCATAAGCTTCTCTAACTCTGCGAGCCTTGCAAAGAAATGAAACCATCACACTGTAACTATCCTTGTCTTCGAAATAATCATTGTTAGACAAAACCCGGAAAACCTCCACTAACTCATCAATCTTACCATGTTTGCACAGATTCCTACTCAAGTTACTCAATGTTAAAAGAGTAGGCAACTTCCCTTTCCCAATCAAGTGATCAAAAAAACATCAAGGATGAACCAGGATCGATTGCTGAAGCTGAACCTATTAGTGCATTCAATACATCATCGTCGATAGGGAAGTTCCCACTAACAATCACTTCACCCAATTCTTTTGCCTCAATTACCCTTCTCTCTGAAATTAAATCCAATACAAACAATTTATAATCATTTCCCCTTGGTGCCACCCCTAACTTTCTCTTCATCTTCAAAACCCTATCAGTATCAACCACATCCCCATTCGATCGAAAAGCCTCAGCAACAATCCT
Protein-coding regions in this window:
- the LOC119996820 gene encoding uncharacterized protein LOC119996820; this translates as MADGNLNLPDDLISTNSPDERFSVKGEAWEGNGEDKAMGLLDESKDQVTSESSIPLSPQWLYAKPVDYKMLASGTTGVCFSSSLFTLMHDTLHQMLCHMETLPTPI
- the LOC119996821 gene encoding uncharacterized protein LOC119996821 — protein: MTPLHVRSSDEAHSLESGIPPEELSLYYLDPQGNVQGPYLGIDIITWFEQGYFGIDLLVCLSDGPEQLCFQELGEVMPHLKVKSGSASNADLATRRTLSDVVGGNLEGSALHPASASDFKGLDYPENQHWSSSGCDVMSSVSGQSRVPDHSYRTDVHYDQSFKNFVAQDEEIVFPGSSTGIPLMGPDNRHGSVSNLAGHPSLGTKFSETSLPQHQDDMLHPFGLPLSELRINSHLMGCQSSNIVTGVGEQGHRRDSFFEKDTGFTSHRSFGAMADQIPLVGTRSSNYRNKPFSGPNINSGPIDAQHFSHGEQECNDFDFAKHLMIQKLQKEQLQPHDLLSSHPFAQTSGLEADQIPGFTPQSKLPNVQSLVHNQFPNMDRLLELEHQQQRQLELQQQRRQFELQQQRQQFELQQQRQFELQQQQRLMLMQQQQRQSHEQLRHNQIKLLQQQQQQQQSQVQQLLFEQMLQNQMSDFVDGQPNVDPVKDNFLDQPQLRMLLLRELEQNSHTSRHFDPSLEQILQADISQNALREQEAHYLDLLSQVKHGDMHPSEHEIRLRQQQLQAQHLSMALRQQLGMEGGRHVGGPWSVDETGQFQGILLVVIILFLQESILWIFIRNGRGVLLMKSNWATLTYKSIISVGFMSLTLKRLRAVGRQVLDDFRGSHPQAMAMHLSGNNRQLDNSSIEGRMQQLHLEAERQRKFPDGTIISPDLDMWGLAGTHEENSKQALMDLHQKLGVQSMQSSEVDPEHALLSSDAREILKPISESFSSSVPFNRFPGKEASMNNSYVEGLQNSFSRVSLQDRLVFEAMNRQFNHQGNSEEFPIRSNSAALLEESFLSGDSDMTGRDIVEREGKGKRNGSQGITAMNRSFSERGDDLVAVADGAMDFRELPINAHSRHSSISSAGGNGSLYSYDMGLDKSVEEEVFNDRQSSILSKGLASHGRPPVSRALSSQDVSSEPASSSLIKLKNSNNIATSDDVNRESTGNSAAVKNARTQASGNREVRFQRTSSCSDAVVSETSFIDMLKKPVPSEADPLNAAAMDSSDGGAVAGKSGKRKGKKGRQIDPALLGFKVSSNRILMGEIQRLDD
- the LOC119996174 gene encoding LOW QUALITY PROTEIN: pentatricopeptide repeat-containing protein At5g14080-like (The sequence of the model RefSeq protein was modified relative to this genomic sequence to represent the inferred CDS: deleted 1 base in 1 codon); protein product: MRPAIELPTRIARALVSASNQTSPTRSWTPQLEHTLHRLGCRNSLSPQLISRVIDPFLITHPSLALGFFNWASQQPQFVHDSISYQSILRSLSISRQFNAIDSILKQAKAQNVVLDGDTYGSVISSLIQGRRTKNAFLVFNEVKLLSHRIGADICNSLLAALTSDGYLDNAEKMFDEMCMRDLPFTTIGFGVFIWRFCRNANLDRVLRMLDDVKRGNCEINGSVIAVLIVDGLCKASKVNEAMAILNELRIRSCKPDFMAYRIVAEAFRSNGDVVDTDRVLKMKRKLGVAPRGNDYKLFVLDLISERRVIEAKELGEVIVSGNFPIDDDVLNALIGSASAIDPGSSLMFFDHLIGKGKLPTLLTLSNLSRNLCKHGKIDELVEVFRVLSNNDYFEDKDSYSVMVSFLCKARRVREAYGVLQEMKRKGFASSASLYNSLLEACCSDDLLRPAKKLWDEMFANRCGVNLKTYNILIGKFSQVGELEEALRLFGHMLENGVAPDATTYKSLLEGLCKEDKIEAALDVFNKSVQQDGILSQNTLRIFILNLCRNGHLVVASELLRSLTVNKGVGHSDSHVVLLKCLADAREISIAIEHIKWVRDTSDSMLQAISREILASLSSSSNPGPILQLVQSAQEYLTFDDVSWKDCAAGHA